The Thermococcus henrietii genome segment CTGGACAGAAACGGGGCCTTCGCCCTCCTGATGGCCGTTGCAATCGTCATGGGGGTGGCCGAGGCCTTCATAGACATTCCGATACAGTCGAAGATTCAGCGCGCCGTTCCGAGTGAGGTTCGCGGTAGGGTCTTCTCAGCCCTGGGAATCCTCACGAGGATTGCCACTCCCCTCGGCCTCGTCCTCGTCGGTCCCCTTCTGAACATCTACCCGGCGTGGCTCGTGGCGTTCGGGATGTGGTTTGGTATGGCCGTTGTGGTTGTCTACTACTGGGTGAAATACCGGGATGTCCTTCTAAAAGATGTTGGCGGGCCACTTGAGGGAGAAGTGATGAATCCGAGGCCGTAAAACTTTTAAATACTTTTTGTAACTTTTGTTGACGAGCTCGTGGGGGTGGTAAAATGAGCGCGGTTGACCTCGTGATGGGTAAAATACTCACGGACATGCTGGAAATCGACGGGGTCATAGGAACGATAGTGGTCGACAAGGACGGCCTCGTCATCGAGTCGGCGATGAAGAAGAACCTTGACCGCGAGGCCATTGCCGGGGTCCTCCACGAGCTCGTTTCTGCCATAAAGCTGATGGGCGACCAGTTCGGGGCAGGAGAGCTCAAGGAGGCCATTCTCGAGTTCAAGAACGCCAGGATGTTCACCAACCCGATAGGAAGCGACTACTACCTGATAGTCATCGGCGACGCCGACCTCAACCTCGGCAGGATGAAGCTTGAGCTCAGGAAGGTCCTTCCAAAGCTCGAGGAGATGCTCTACTGAGGTGGTCGCCATGCCCATCCGTCTCCTTTCCTTTTTGTGGAAGGACAAACCAGAAATCTATGAGATGGTCATCACCCAGGACGGCCTCAGCCTTGAGGGCAACGAGAGGCTCGGGGCGCACATAGAGGACGTTCTGCACTATATCGAGAAGAAGGCTGAAGAGCTGGGCCTTGAGGGGAACGTAGAGGTCTTCATCCGCAACGGGAAGAAGGTGATAGCGATAAAGCGAATCGGCGGGCTCGGAGTTGCCGTCGTCAGCCCGAGCCTTGAAGAGGCCGAGAAGGCATTGAAAGACGTGGAAAGCAGGGCAAACGAACTCCTCAGCGACCGCTACAAGGAGGCTATTGAGGAGTACCGGCGCTCTATCTGACCTCCTTCAGCTTCCCCTCGCGCTTCTCTATAACGCGCGCCATCACGAAGAGCAGGTCGCTGAGCCTGTTGAGGTAAACCAGAGCCTTTTCCCCTATGCCGACCTCAAGGTAGAGCTTCGCGACCTTCCGCTCTGCCCTTCGCGCTATCGCCCTGCAGACGTCGAGCTTCGCACTCGCCACCGTTGAGCCAGGCAGGACGAAGGCCCTGAGCTGGAGTTCGTCTTCGTACTTCTTAGTGAGCTCCTCAAGCCAGCGAATCTCATTATCCCCGACCTTCGCGTACTTTCCCTTGCTCGCGAGTTCTGCCATCAGGTCATAGAGCTGAACCTGAACCTTCTCGAGAATTTCAACCATTTCATCAGGCACGTAGTGCTTTGCCTCGCCGATGAAGCTGTCGAGTTCGTCAATCGTTCCGTTTGCCTCCATTATCATTGAGTTTTTGATGATTCTCTCGCCGGTGAAGAGGCCGGTCAGGC includes the following:
- a CDS encoding cob(I)yrinic acid a,c-diamide adenosyltransferase, giving the protein MPITTKTGDKGLTGLFTGERIIKNSMIMEANGTIDELDSFIGEAKHYVPDEMVEILEKVQVQLYDLMAELASKGKYAKVGDNEIRWLEELTKKYEDELQLRAFVLPGSTVASAKLDVCRAIARRAERKVAKLYLEVGIGEKALVYLNRLSDLLFVMARVIEKREGKLKEVR
- a CDS encoding roadblock/LC7 domain-containing protein, whose translation is MSAVDLVMGKILTDMLEIDGVIGTIVVDKDGLVIESAMKKNLDREAIAGVLHELVSAIKLMGDQFGAGELKEAILEFKNARMFTNPIGSDYYLIVIGDADLNLGRMKLELRKVLPKLEEMLY